From Passer domesticus isolate bPasDom1 chromosome 8, bPasDom1.hap1, whole genome shotgun sequence, a single genomic window includes:
- the LOC135306771 gene encoding glutathione S-transferase omega-1-like, which translates to MSGDHSRSLGKGSAAPGPVPAGLVRLYSMRFCPYAQRTRLVLRAKGISHEVININLKNKPDWYFEKNPSGLVPVLETSKGQLIWESPITCEYLDEAFPGKKLMPSDPYERACQKMLLEDFSKITSLLFKHVLAVKDGQDTAALKAEIAEKFGKLEEVLSKRNTVFYGGDSVSMVDYMIWPWFERLEPFQLKDSLNHTPKLQRWMEAMKEDPAVKATITDPQIYKNYLQLYLKNSPEACDYGL; encoded by the exons ATGTCGGGCGATCACTCGCGCAGCCTGGGCAAGG GCAgcgcggcgccgggcccggTGCCCGCGGGGCTGGTCCGGCTCTACAGCATGCGCTTCTGCCCCTACGCGCAGCGGACGCGCCTGGTTCTCCGCGCCAAGGGCATCAG CCATGAAGTAATCAACATCAATCTGAAGAACAAACCTGACTGGTACTTTGAGAAGAATCCCTCTGGGCTGGTTCCTGTTCTGGAGACCAGCAAGGGCCAGCTGATCTGGGAGTCCCCAATCACCTGTGAGTACTTGGATGAAGCATTTCCAGGGAAGAAGCTGATGCCTTCAGACCCCTATGAGCGAGCTTGTCAGAAGATGCTCTTGGAGGACTTCTCAAAG ATAACATCCTTGCTTTTCAAGCATGTTTTGGCAGTCAAAGATGGACAGGACACCGCTGCACTGAAAGCAGAGATTGCTGAAAAGTTTGGCAAACTTGAAGAG GTTCTGTCCAAACGCAACACGGTGTTTTACGGTGGGGACTCAGTCTCAATGGTTGACTACATGATCTGGCCATGGTTTGAACGTCTGGAACCATTCCAGCTGAAGGA CTCTTTGAATCACACCCCAAAGCTGCAACGCTGGATGGAGGCCATGAAGGAGGACCCTGCTGTCAAGGCTACAATAACTGATCCACAGATATACAAAAACTACCTCCAGCTGTACCTGAAGAACAGCCCTGAGGCATGTGATTATGGGCTCTGA